A single region of the Ochotona princeps isolate mOchPri1 chromosome 10, mOchPri1.hap1, whole genome shotgun sequence genome encodes:
- the GREM2 gene encoding gremlin-2 isoform X1: MMFWKLSLSLFLVAVLVKVAEARKNRPAGAIPSPYKDGSSNNSERWQHQMKEVLASSHEALVVTERKYLKSDWCKTQPLRQTVSEEGCRSRTILNRFCYGQCNSFYIPRHVKKEEESFQSCAFCKPQRVTSVLVELDCPGLDPPFRLKKIQKVKQCRCMSVNLSDSDKQ; the protein is encoded by the coding sequence GATGTTCTGGAAGCTTTCCTTATCCTTGTTCCTGGTGGCTGTGCTGGTCAAGGTGGCAGAAGCACGCAAGAACCGGCCCGCGGGCGCCATCCCCTCGCCCTACAAGGACGGCAGCAGCAACAACTCGGAGAGATGGCAGCACCAGATGAAGGAGGTGCTGGCCTCCAGTCATGAGGCCCTGGTGGTCACCGAGCGCAAGTACCTCAAGAGTGACTGGTGCAAGACGCAGCCGCTGCGGCAGACGGTGAGCGAGGAGGGCTGCCGCAGCCGCACCATCCTCAACCGCTTCTGCTACGGCCAGTGCAACTCCTTCTACATCCCGCGCCAcgtgaagaaggaggaggagtccTTCCAGTCGTGTGCCTTCTGCAAGCCGCAGCGCGTCACCTCCGTCCTCGTGGAGCTCGATTGTCCCGGGCTCGATCCACCCTTCCGACTCAAAAAAATCCAGAAGGTGAAGCAGTGCCGATGCATGTCGGTGAACCTGAGTGACTCAGACAAGCAGTGA
- the GREM2 gene encoding gremlin-2 isoform X2: MFWKLSLSLFLVAVLVKVAEARKNRPAGAIPSPYKDGSSNNSERWQHQMKEVLASSHEALVVTERKYLKSDWCKTQPLRQTVSEEGCRSRTILNRFCYGQCNSFYIPRHVKKEEESFQSCAFCKPQRVTSVLVELDCPGLDPPFRLKKIQKVKQCRCMSVNLSDSDKQ; encoded by the coding sequence ATGTTCTGGAAGCTTTCCTTATCCTTGTTCCTGGTGGCTGTGCTGGTCAAGGTGGCAGAAGCACGCAAGAACCGGCCCGCGGGCGCCATCCCCTCGCCCTACAAGGACGGCAGCAGCAACAACTCGGAGAGATGGCAGCACCAGATGAAGGAGGTGCTGGCCTCCAGTCATGAGGCCCTGGTGGTCACCGAGCGCAAGTACCTCAAGAGTGACTGGTGCAAGACGCAGCCGCTGCGGCAGACGGTGAGCGAGGAGGGCTGCCGCAGCCGCACCATCCTCAACCGCTTCTGCTACGGCCAGTGCAACTCCTTCTACATCCCGCGCCAcgtgaagaaggaggaggagtccTTCCAGTCGTGTGCCTTCTGCAAGCCGCAGCGCGTCACCTCCGTCCTCGTGGAGCTCGATTGTCCCGGGCTCGATCCACCCTTCCGACTCAAAAAAATCCAGAAGGTGAAGCAGTGCCGATGCATGTCGGTGAACCTGAGTGACTCAGACAAGCAGTGA